The window CAGCTTATCTAAGTGCAACGGATGGAGAATACACAATCACAGGAACGGAACGAATGAAACATCGTCCGATTGGTATTCTCGTAGATGCACTACGCTATTTAGGGGCAGAGATTGAGTATGTTGGCGAAGAAGGTTATCCCCCACTCCACATCCGTGGCAGACAACTTGAAGGAGGTTCATTGCAGATACCAGGCAACGTCAGTTCGCAGTATATCTCTGCACTATTGATGATTGCACCTATTCTGACAAAAGGATTAGAACTAAAGCTGACGGGTAACATTATTTCACGACCTTACATAGACCTCACATTGCATCTTATACATGAGTTTGGTGTATCGGCAGAATGGTCAGACTTTGATACAATTAGCGTAAAGTCACAAGCCTATCAGCAACGTGTCTACACGATAGAAAGTGATTGGAGCGCAGCAAGCTATTGGTATGAGATACTTGCGCTGACTGATGACACCCGCTCAAAGGTGGCTTTGCAAGGATTGAAAGATGGTTCACGACAAGGCGACTCGGCTGTGCGTTACATCTTCTCACTATTAGGAATAAAGACAAGTTTTAAGGATAAAGATTCTAACAGCTTACCAGAAGCGATATTGACACGCCATTCACGAATGCTGAACAGAATGGAGTATGACTTTACCAATCAGCCAGACTTAGCCCAAACACTCATCGCTGTGTGTCCAATATTAGGAATACCCTTCCATTTCACAGGCTTAGGTACACTGAAAATTAAAGAGACTGACCGTATTGAAGCTATGAAGAGAGAGATGGAGAAGTTAGGCTATATCCTCTATTCGGAGAACGAAACAGAGCTTTCGTGGAATGGTGAACGCTGTGAACCAATGGCAGAACCCATCATAGAAACCTACGAAGACCATCGCATGGCAATGTCGTTTGCCCCATTAGCTATCAAATTGGGCGAGATACGCATTAATCATCCAGAGGTAGTTTCTAAATCTTATCCCCACTATTGGGACGATTTACGCAAAGCGGGCTTCCATATACAAGAAGTGGATTAACCTACTCACAGAGCCGCTCAAACAATAAAACGAAGTAAAAGAATGAATATATTTTTCATTGGCATAGGTTCTCTTTTAATCTTAGCGATTATAGCTGCTATCGCAACAAAGCTTACCAAGAAGAAAGAAGGTGAGCCAGATGTTGTCATGCCGACATCTGGCGATTGTTCTTCTTGTGATGGAACAGACGACAAATGTGAACAGGTATGTATGATGGAGGCGGCTGTGAAAGGTGTAGAATACTATGACGATGAAGAACTTGACCGTTTTCGCGGTAGACCATCTGACCAATATACCGACGAGGAGGTAGAGGAGTTTGCAACGGTTCTTTATACGATGCAACCCCATGAGGTGAAAGGTTGGAACAGAAGTCTTATCCTTCGGGAAATCAACCTACCCAATCAAATTAAGGATGAGTTGATAACAATGATAGAAGGTTAAGTTCGTTATATCTGTATCTATTGCTGTCTGAAGATACATGCATTAGAACAGAACAATAAAAGGAAATGTGAAGAAAAGAGTATTAAGACATATTATCCCCTCTCTGTTGGCAATCAGTGTACTAACAATTATTAGTTGCTCAACAAAGAATAACACCGCGCAAACGCGTTGGTGGCATGCCTTCAATACACGTTATAACGTCTACTATAACGGTGCACAAGCTTATATTGATGGTTCATTAGAGAAGGAGAAGGGAAATAAAGATAACTTCACAGAACTCATCCCACTCTATACAGTAGGCAATAAGAATAGTCGTGACTTAGGAAAGGGTAACTTCGATAGGGCTATAGAAAAAGCTGAGAAGGCAATTGCAAAGCATAGTATCAAGAAAAGACCAGAGTGGACAAAGAGTAGACGAAAGACGGAAAAGGACATAGAATGGCTATCACGACGTGAGTATAATCCCTTCTTATGGAAGGCATGGATGCTTATGGGGCGTTCACAGTTTCATAAAGGAGCCTTTGAAGAAGCGGCTGCAACCTTTGCTTATATGAGCCGCATCTACAAAGGACAACCTGCTATCTATGGGAAAGCAAGGGCTTGGTTAGCTAAATGTTACATAGAACAAGACTGGCTCTATGATGCTGAGGATATCATTCGGAATATGCAGCGTGACTCTTTAGATTGGCGAGCTGTGAAAGAATGGGACTATACCTATGCTGATTATTATCTGCATTCAAGTGAGTTTGAGAAGGCTGTTCCTTATCTCCAA is drawn from Prevotella melaninogenica and contains these coding sequences:
- a CDS encoding 3-phosphoshikimate 1-carboxyvinyltransferase, which codes for MQYIITCPEHIDTSITLPASKSISNRALIIQALTKGGMMPENLSDCDDTEVIIRGLSKQADVIDIKAAGTAMRFMTAYLSATDGEYTITGTERMKHRPIGILVDALRYLGAEIEYVGEEGYPPLHIRGRQLEGGSLQIPGNVSSQYISALLMIAPILTKGLELKLTGNIISRPYIDLTLHLIHEFGVSAEWSDFDTISVKSQAYQQRVYTIESDWSAASYWYEILALTDDTRSKVALQGLKDGSRQGDSAVRYIFSLLGIKTSFKDKDSNSLPEAILTRHSRMLNRMEYDFTNQPDLAQTLIAVCPILGIPFHFTGLGTLKIKETDRIEAMKREMEKLGYILYSENETELSWNGERCEPMAEPIIETYEDHRMAMSFAPLAIKLGEIRINHPEVVSKSYPHYWDDLRKAGFHIQEVD